A single Vanacampus margaritifer isolate UIUO_Vmar chromosome 7, RoL_Vmar_1.0, whole genome shotgun sequence DNA region contains:
- the LOC144054768 gene encoding solute carrier family 22 member 7-like isoform X2, which yields MKFEDIISDIGGFGKFQKMIIAISFFSRFTLPCHFLLNSFIAAVPAHRCQVAAPDDGGLFGNLSLADRIAVSIPLEEDGTRSSCRMFAEPQYHLLFNTSDVIQARTLPCLDGWVYDNTTFKSTLATEWDLVCDKRSRSQTTTTIFFVGVMFGAITFGILSDRFGRRIMLMTSYLSGMLFALASAFATSFLMFAVLRFLTGFCLTGIVIVSLVLCVEWVDIEHRKMVGIMDSLSWAFGSICFVPIAYLVKDWRWLTISVTLPIILGIFTWRWMPESARWLIANGKLEEAHVCLTKCAKMNGTEVLCQRLQPETLSSIVMAEKKGRVYSYLDLMRTPKMRRLSLCTGSLWFSMAITFYGITFNISGFGLNVYLTQLLYSSVEVPGKLSILFLLDTIGRKRTQVGMLMMLAVSLGINIVIPKDMSTLRTVVAVIGKGFASASFGTAVFYSSELFPTVVRTGWATTPPWPESVWPSLL from the exons ATGAAGTTCGAGGACATCATCTCTGACATCGGCGGATTCGGGAAGTTCCAGAAGATGATCATCGCCATCAGTTTCTTCAGCCGCTTCACGCTGCCCTGCCACTTTTTACTGAACAGCTTCATCGCGGCGGTTCCGGCGCACCGCTGCCAAGTCGCCGCCCCGGACGACGGAGGACTCTTCGGGAATCTGTCCCTGGCAGACAGGATCGCCGTCAGCATCCCGCTGGAGGAGGACGGCACCCGCAGCTCGTGTCGGATGTTTGCAGAGCCTCAATATCATCTGTTGTTCAACACGTCTGACGTCATTCAGGCGCGCACCTTGCCCTGTCTGGATGGATGGGTGTATGATAACACCACGTTCAAGTCCACTTTGGCCACCGAG TGGGACCTGGTGTGTGATAAAAGAAGCAGAAGCCAAACCACGACCACCATCTTCTTTGTTGGCGTCATGTTTGGAGCTATTACCTTTGGAATTCTGAGTGACAG GTTCGGTCGGAGGATCATGCTGATGACATCGTATCTCTCCGGAATGCTGTTTGCTCTCGCCAGTGCTTTCGCCACATCCTTTCTGATGTTCGCAGTGCTGAGATTCCTTACCGGCTTTTGCCTGACTGGCATAGTCATCGTCTCCTTGGTTCTCT GTGTGGAGTGGGTGGACATAGAACACAGAAAGATGGTTGGAATAATGGACAGCTTGTCCTGGGCATTTGGGAGCATATGCTTTGTACCCATTGCTTACCTTGTGAAAGACTGGAGGTGGCTGACGATTAGTGTCACTTTGCCCATCATCTTGGGTATCTTCACGTGgag GTGGATGCCAGAGTCAGCTCGATGGCTGATTGCCAACGGAAAGCTGGAGGAAGCTCACGTGTGTCTCACCaaatgtgccaaaatgaacGGAACTGAGGTGTTGTGTCAAAGACTTCAACCTGAG ACTCTGTCCTCCATCGTGATGGCAGAGAAGAAAGGCCGAGTGTATTCCTACCTGGACCTGATGAGAACACCTAAAATGAGAAGACTGTCCTTATGCACTGGTTCACTTTG GTTCAGTATGGCAATCACATTCTACGGCATCACCTTCAACATCAGCGGCTTTGGCCTCAATGTTTACCTCACTCAATTGCTCTACTCTTCAGTTGAAGTGCCGGGCAAATTGTCCATTTTGTTCCTACTGGACACGATCGGCAGAAAGCGCACACAGGTGGGAATGCTGATGATGCTCGCGGTCTCTCTGGGAATCAACATTGTGATACCAAAAG ATATGTCTACCTTGAGAACAGTGGTGGCAGTCATTGGAAAAGGTTTTGCTTCAGCATCATTTGGAACAGCTGTGTTCTATTCTTCGGAACTGTTTCCCACTGTCGTTAG AACGGGATGGGCTACAACTCCTCCATGGCCCGAATCGGTGTGGCCCTCGCTCCTCTGA
- the LOC144054768 gene encoding solute carrier family 22 member 7-like isoform X1: protein MKFEDIISDIGGFGKFQKMIIAISFFSRFTLPCHFLLNSFIAAVPAHRCQVAAPDDGGLFGNLSLADRIAVSIPLEEDGTRSSCRMFAEPQYHLLFNTSDVIQARTLPCLDGWVYDNTTFKSTLATEWDLVCDKRSRSQTTTTIFFVGVMFGAITFGILSDRFGRRIMLMTSYLSGMLFALASAFATSFLMFAVLRFLTGFCLTGIVIVSLVLCVEWVDIEHRKMVGIMDSLSWAFGSICFVPIAYLVKDWRWLTISVTLPIILGIFTWRWMPESARWLIANGKLEEAHVCLTKCAKMNGTEVLCQRLQPETLSSIVMAEKKGRVYSYLDLMRTPKMRRLSLCTGSLWFSMAITFYGITFNISGFGLNVYLTQLLYSSVEVPGKLSILFLLDTIGRKRTQVGMLMMLAVSLGINIVIPKDMSTLRTVVAVIGKGFASASFGTAVFYSSELFPTVVRQNGMGYNSSMARIGVALAPLILLLDEVWKDLPQIVLFSSAILGAAAASQLSETRGLCLPETIEDVEGRLPQSKISS from the exons ATGAAGTTCGAGGACATCATCTCTGACATCGGCGGATTCGGGAAGTTCCAGAAGATGATCATCGCCATCAGTTTCTTCAGCCGCTTCACGCTGCCCTGCCACTTTTTACTGAACAGCTTCATCGCGGCGGTTCCGGCGCACCGCTGCCAAGTCGCCGCCCCGGACGACGGAGGACTCTTCGGGAATCTGTCCCTGGCAGACAGGATCGCCGTCAGCATCCCGCTGGAGGAGGACGGCACCCGCAGCTCGTGTCGGATGTTTGCAGAGCCTCAATATCATCTGTTGTTCAACACGTCTGACGTCATTCAGGCGCGCACCTTGCCCTGTCTGGATGGATGGGTGTATGATAACACCACGTTCAAGTCCACTTTGGCCACCGAG TGGGACCTGGTGTGTGATAAAAGAAGCAGAAGCCAAACCACGACCACCATCTTCTTTGTTGGCGTCATGTTTGGAGCTATTACCTTTGGAATTCTGAGTGACAG GTTCGGTCGGAGGATCATGCTGATGACATCGTATCTCTCCGGAATGCTGTTTGCTCTCGCCAGTGCTTTCGCCACATCCTTTCTGATGTTCGCAGTGCTGAGATTCCTTACCGGCTTTTGCCTGACTGGCATAGTCATCGTCTCCTTGGTTCTCT GTGTGGAGTGGGTGGACATAGAACACAGAAAGATGGTTGGAATAATGGACAGCTTGTCCTGGGCATTTGGGAGCATATGCTTTGTACCCATTGCTTACCTTGTGAAAGACTGGAGGTGGCTGACGATTAGTGTCACTTTGCCCATCATCTTGGGTATCTTCACGTGgag GTGGATGCCAGAGTCAGCTCGATGGCTGATTGCCAACGGAAAGCTGGAGGAAGCTCACGTGTGTCTCACCaaatgtgccaaaatgaacGGAACTGAGGTGTTGTGTCAAAGACTTCAACCTGAG ACTCTGTCCTCCATCGTGATGGCAGAGAAGAAAGGCCGAGTGTATTCCTACCTGGACCTGATGAGAACACCTAAAATGAGAAGACTGTCCTTATGCACTGGTTCACTTTG GTTCAGTATGGCAATCACATTCTACGGCATCACCTTCAACATCAGCGGCTTTGGCCTCAATGTTTACCTCACTCAATTGCTCTACTCTTCAGTTGAAGTGCCGGGCAAATTGTCCATTTTGTTCCTACTGGACACGATCGGCAGAAAGCGCACACAGGTGGGAATGCTGATGATGCTCGCGGTCTCTCTGGGAATCAACATTGTGATACCAAAAG ATATGTCTACCTTGAGAACAGTGGTGGCAGTCATTGGAAAAGGTTTTGCTTCAGCATCATTTGGAACAGCTGTGTTCTATTCTTCGGAACTGTTTCCCACTGTCGTTAG ACAGAACGGGATGGGCTACAACTCCTCCATGGCCCGAATCGGTGTGGCCCTCGCTCCTCTGATCCTTTTACTGGATGAAGTGTGGAAGGATCTCCCCCAGATTGTCTTGTTCTCCTCAGCTATCCTGGGCGCAGCTGCGGCATCGCAGCTGTCGGAGACACGCGGTCTGTGCCTTCCGGAGACTATCGAGGATGTTGAGGGGAGGCTGCCTCAGAGTAAAATTTCATCATAG